The DNA window CGAGCGGTACCGTGAAGAGAAGGCAGGAACCTTCTTCCTGATGCACCGGCCGCGCACCTGGAACCCTGTGGAAGGGGAGTGGATGGGATATGAACGGAAGCGGGGGATCATCAGTGCCCTGAACCGTCTTCTCCGTGAGAACATGATCGATGAGTTCTCAGTGATCATCGGCGATCAGTCCCTCCTCTCAGGTGTGAAGTACGTGATCACGCTCGATACCGATACCCAGTTACCCCGTGATATGGCCAGGCAGATGGTAGGAACGATGGCTCATCCGTTGAACCAACCGGTGATCGATCCGATGACCAAGTCTGTCTGTGATGGTTATAGCCTCCTCCAGCCTCGTGTGGGGCTGCTTCTCCCCGATATTGGTCTCTCCCGTTTTGTGCGGTACTTTGGCGGTGAGCCGGGGATCGATCCCTATACCCGGGCGATCTCTGATGTCTATCAGGATCTCTTCTTTGAAGGTTCGTTCATTGGAAAAGGGATCTATGATGTCGATATCTTTGCCCAATCAGCAGAAGGAAGGTTTCCTGAGAACCTGATCCTGAGCCATGACCTGCTCGAAGGGTGCTATGCCCGGACCGGGCTGGTCAGCGATCTCCAGGTCTTTGAGGAGTACCCTGCCAGGTATCTGACCGACATCAAACGGAGGCATCGCTGGATCCGCGGGGACTGGCAGATTGCGCCGTGGGTCTTATCAAAGGTGCCTGGTCCGGATGGTGTCAAAGTGAAAAATTCCCTCTCCCTCCTCTCCCGCTGGAAGATCTTTGACAACCTGCGCAGAAGTATTGTTCCTCCGGCCATGCTGCTGCTGCTGGTCATATCATGGGCTTTTCTCCCGCAGGTCTGGACCTGGCTGATCATCGGGGTCTATCTGGTCCCGCCAGCCCTCATGTATCTCTGGAGGGTGGTCAGAAAGTCACCGGATCAGTCACTGCCTTTCCATCTGCGCGAGGTCTTATCCTCACTTCCGGTTCAATTTGCGGTCCCCGTTATCTCACTGGCTCTGCTGCCGTACGAGGCCTTTATCAGCCTTGATGCAGTGCTCCGAACCTGGTGGCGGATGCTGATCAGCCACCGTTGTTTGTTGAACTGGACGACCTACCGGGAGGCTGACCGAAGCGGACAGAGCGATCTGATCGGGTCGTATTACACCATGTGGACCGCTCCACTGGTAGCCGTGCTCTCACTGTCTGGCCTTGTCCTGTTTCGTCCGTCAGCTCTGATGTCGGCCGGTCTCTTTGTGGTGGCATGGATTGCCTCTCCAGGATTGGCCTGGTGGCTCAGCCAACCGATCCCTACCAAGACGACTGCCCTGACCCCTGATCAGATGCTCTTTTTACGAGCAATCTCTCGGAGAACCTGGAGGTTCTTTGAGACGTTTGTGACAGCGAATGAGCACTGGCTCCCACCGGATAATTATCAGGAGGAGCCGATTGCAGTGATCGCCCATCGTACGTCCCCGACCGATATCGGCCTCTCGCTGCTGGCAGACCTGGGCGCGTATGACTCCGGGTACATCTCGGCTAGACGGCTGGTCGAGCGGACAGGAAAGACTCTGCAGACGATGGCAGGGATGAAAAGGTTCCGTGGACATTTTTATAACTGGTACGACACCGTTACCCTTGAACCGCTCCTTCCACTGTACATATCCACAGTGGACAGTGGGAACCTGACTGCTCACCTGCTGATTTTACGACAGGGTCTCTCTGACCTCTCCGAAGCCCCGGTTGTCTCAAATATGGCTTTTGAGGGGATTGCTGATACGCTCGCTCTCTTGAACGAAGCAGTGCTGGCAGCCGTCAAGGCTGAAGCGGGTGCAGTCTCTGATGAGACCAGGGCCTGGATTGCAGAGATAGACGTTGCCTGTACTGTGATGCCAAAGACGCTTCATGAAGTATGGCAGGGGCTTGTGGTGCTCAGGGATCTTTCGTCAAAGGTGGCGGGGGATCTCCGCTCGCATTCTGACGATGAGATCCGGTGGTGGGCCCAGGCCGTAGAACAGCAGGTTCATGACCATCTGGAGGACCTGAAGTCACTCGCTTCGTGGGTTACCGTTGAACTGCCTCGAAACACGCCTACGATCGCTCCTTTCCCTGAGTATCAGGAGATCTGGGATAGAATTCTGAATCTGAAAGAATCTATTCCCACCCTGGCAGAGGTCACGGATCTTGAAGAGGGTCTGCTCGGCCCCCTGGATACCCTGCTGAGCCGGATTCTGGCGCTCAGCCCTGGTGGTGAGGGGGTCTCCGATGAGACCAGATCCTGGCTCCTTTCTCTGCGGAAGAAGATCCAATCCTCGAGTGAAGAGGTGGGTGAGCGTCTGAAGCTGGTTGATAATCTGATCGCCCTCTGCACGAACTTCAGTGGGATCGAGTACGAGTTTCTCTATGACCGGACCAGTGAACTCCTTTCGATCGGGTACAATGCCACCGATCTCCGGCGGGATGCCAGTTCCTATGATCTGCTCGCCTCTGAGGCCCGGCTTGCCAGTTATGTCGCGATTGCGCAGGGTAGCCTCCCGCAGGAGCACTGGTTTGCCCTCGGCCGGTTACTGACGGCCGGGAGCACCGGTGAACCGATCCTTCTCTCCTGGAGCGGCTCGATGTTCGAGTATCTGATGCCTCTGCTGGTGATGCCGACCTATGAGAATACGCTCCTCGATCGGACCTATCATGCCATGGTGGCCAGGCAGATCGAGTACGGGCGGAGACGGGGTGTCCCCTGGGGAGTTTCCGAGTCCGGGTACAACATCACTGATGCCAACCTGAACTACCAGTATCGGGCGTTCGGGGTTCCCGGACTCGGGTTCAAGCGAGGGCTCGCCGAGGACCTGGTGATCACCCCCTATGCATCGGCGATGGCGTTGATGGTCGACCCCCGTGCTGCCTGTCAGAACCTGGAACAGCTGGCCTTATCTGGATTTGTCGGCCAGTACGGGTTCTACGAGGCGATTGATTTCACCCCGTCCCGGGTTAGCCCAGGTCAGTCTTATGCTGTGGTCAGATCCTACATGGTGCATCATCAGGGGATGACCCTCCTCTCCCTCCTCTATCTTCGGGGTCGTCCGATGCAACGGCGGTTTGAAGCCGAGCCGCTCTTAAAAGCCACCTCATTGCTGCTCCAGGAGAAGGTGCCGAAGGTGGCGCCGTTCTATCCGCATGCCGGTGAGGTACAGGGAATCCATAAGATGCTCGGCGAACCTGAATCGATGATGCGGGTCTATACGACCCCAAATACCCCGCGACCTGAAGTCCAGCTCCTCTCCAATGGCAGATACCATGTGATGGTCAATAATGCCGGGGCCGGGTACAGCCGGTGGAAGGACCTGGCTGTGACCAGGTGGCGGGAGGATCCGACAGCGGACTGTGCCGGCACCTTCTGTTATGTCAGGGATGTGGAGAGTGGGGTCTTCTGGTCGACGGCCTTCCAGCCAGCCTGCAGGCCCACCTCCTCCTATCAGGCGATCTTTCAGCAACCCCGTGCAGAGTTCCGGCGACGCGATCCGGATATCGATACCCATGTCGAGGTGATCGTCTCTCCCGAGGATGATGTAGAACTGCGCAGAGTCCGGATCACGAACCGTTCATGGCGCCGGCGGACGATCGAACTGACCAGTTATGCCGAGGTGGTGCTGGCGCCACAGGGTGCCGACGAGTCCCACCCCGCCTTCAGCAACCTGTTCGTCCAGACCGAACTGGTCCGGAGCCGGAATGGGATCCTTGCCACCCGCAGGCCGCGTTCAGATGGGGAGCATCCGCCATGGCTCTTCCATATGATGACCCTGCATGGCACCACGTCGGTCAGGAAGATTTCGTATGAGACCGATCGGGCCCGGTTCATCGGCCGTGGACGGACGCTCCGGGATCCGGTCGCGATGACCGACTCCTCAACCCTTTCGGATACGGCAGGGTCTGTACTCGATCCGGTGGTGGCGATCCGGTGCACGATCACGATCGAGCCCCAGGAGACGGCGGTGGTGAATATCTTCACCGGGGTCAGTGAGACCCGGGTCGGTGCAGAGGGACTGATCGAGAAGTATTATGATGCCTATATCGGGGAGCGGGTCGCAGAACTGGCCTGGACACATGCCCAGGTGGTGCTCAGACAGTTGAATGCCACTGAGAGTCAGGCGCGGGACTTTGCATCACTGGCTGCCTCGGTGGTCTATGCCAACCCGACCCGTCGTGCTTCCCCCGAGGTGCTGATACAGAACCGGCGAGGTCAGTCCGGGCTCTGGGGATATGGGATCTCCGGGGATTATCCGATCGTGCTGGTCCGGATCCGCGACCGTTCTGGTCTCGCCCTGGTCAGGGAGATGGTGCAGGCGCATGCTTACTGGCGTGTGAAAGGGTTGATGGTGGACCTGGTGATCTGGAACGAAGACCAGTCCGGATACCGACAGGAGTTGCAGGACGAGATCCATCGGCAGATGGCCGGCAGTCCTGATATCCAGCAGATCGACCGGCCGGGAGGGATCTTTGTTCGGCGGCTCGAACAGATGTCTGATGAGGATCGCGTGCTGATGCAGACCGTAGCACGGGTGATCATCACAGATCGGGGTGGATCCCTGGCCGAACAGATGGAGCGGGGAGGGTGGAGCGACCTGGCTGTGCCGCCTCTTATACCCGTGAAGACCTGGCGTCCGGAGCGGCCGTCTCTCCTCGCAGATGCTGAGGATGGCCTCCGTTTCTTCAATGGATACGGTGGGTTTACCGAGGACGGGCATGAGTACCGGATCATCTCTGGGGCTGGGAAGGAGACGCCTGCCCCCTGGGTGAATGTGCTGGCCAACCCGATCTTCGGGACTGTCATCTCGGAGAGTGGCGGTTCCTATACCTGGAGTGAGAACGCTCACGAGTTCAGACTGACCCCCTGGTACAACGACCCGGTCAGGGATCTGAGCGGTGAGGCGCTGTACATCCGGGATGAAGAGACCGGGCGGTTCTGGTCGCCGACGCCCCTTCCGGCCCGTGGCACCCACCAGTACCTGACCCGACATGGATTCGGATACTCGGTCTTTGAATATGCTGAAAGCGGGATCCACACGAAACTGACGGTCTTTGTGCCGGTGGACAGTTCAGTGAAGTTCCTCGTGCTGAAGATCAGGAACACCTCCGGGCGTGTACGGGCGCTCTCGGTGACTGGATATGTGGAATGGGTGCTCGGGGAGCTCCGACAGCGGTCCCTGCTGCATGTGACCACCGAGATCGATCCGATCAGCGGGGCTCTCTTTGCGAGGAATCCCTACAATAACGAGTTCCCCGATCGGGTGGCATTCTTCGACGCCAACGAGTTGAACCGGACGGTGACCGGCGATCGCCATGAGTTCCTCGGCAGGAACGGGACTCCTGCAGCGCCGGCAGCGATGGGACGGGCCCGGCTCTCAGGCAAGGTCGGGCCGGGTCTGGACCCCTGTGCCGCGATACAGGTTCCGTTCTCTCTCGCTGACGGACAGGAGCATGAGATCGTCTTTATGCTCGGGGTCGGTCATGATCTCGATGCTGCTCGGAACCTTATCCAGCGGTACCGCGGTGTCGGGCCGGCCAGAACTGAACTCGAAGCGGTCAGGCAATACTGGACATGGACCCTCGGTGCAGTACACATTTCGACTCCTGATCCTTCGGTGGACCTGCTCGCCAACGGCTGGTTGATGTACCAGACCCTGGCCTGCCGTATCTGGGGGAGGACCGGGTTCTACCAGTCCGGTGGGGCGTTCGGTTTTCGTGACCAGCTTCAGGATGTGATGCCTATACTCCATGCCGAGCCCCGGCTGGCGCGCAAGCATCTTCTCCTCTGTGCCGGTCATCAGTTCGTTGAAGGGGATGTGCAGCACTGGTGGCACCCGCCGATGGACCGGGGTGTCAGAACGCACTGTTCTGATGATTACCTCTGGCTGCCGCTGGTCACCTGCAGGTATGTTCTCGGCACCCGGGATACCGGGGTCCTGAATGAGCGGATACCGTTCCTTGAAGGCAGGCCGCTGAAACCTGAGGAGGAATCTTATTATGATCTGCCGAGGGTCTCACCGGAGTCAGGGACGCTCTATGAGCACTGTGTCAGGGCGATCCGGTGGGGACTGAAGTTCGGTTCTCACGGGCTTCCGCTGATCGGGAGTGGGGATTGGAATGACGGGATGAACCTGGTCGGCGCTCATGGCCAGGGTGAGAGTGTCTGGCTCGGGTTCTTCCTGTATGACGTCCTTTTCCAGTTTGCCGAGGTGGCCCGGATCCGCGAGGATACCGAGTTTGCAGACCTCTGCATGGTCAATGCCGAACGGTTGCGGCAGAATCTGGAACAGAACGGTTGGGATGGAAGATGGTACCGGCGTGCGTACTTCGACTCCGGGGAGCCGCTCGGTTCAAATCAGAACCAGGAGTGCTTCATCGACTCGATCGCACAATCCTGGTCTGTGCTCTCAGGTGCGGGTGACAAAGAACGGGTCAGAACGGCGATGGAGTCAGTCGAGGAGCATCTGGTCCGGCACCAGGATAGACTGATCGCGCTGTTGACCCCGCCATTTGATAAATCGACGCCGAATCCAGGGTATATCAAGGGATATGTGCCCGGGGTGCGGGAGAATGGCGGACAATACACCCATGCGGCTATCTGGGTGGTGATGGCCTTTGCGGCTCTCGGGGACCAGCGACGTTCCTGGGACCTCTTTAACCTGATCAACCCGATCAACCATAGCAGCACCCCGGAGGATGCCAAGAGGTACCGGGTCGAGCCGTACGTCGCTGCTGCTGATGTGTATGCAGTTGAACCGCATATTGGTCGTGGGGGCTGGACCTGGTATACCGGGTCGGCTGGATGGATGTACAGGCTGATCCTCGAGTCGCTCCTCGGTGTGCGACTGGAGGTGGACACCCTTCACTTCTCACCGTGCATTCCAGTAGGCTGGTCCTCGTTTACGATGGATTACCGGTTCCATGAGACCGTCCATCACATTGTGATCACGGCGACAGGGACGGCCTGTGGGGTTCGGTCTGTGACGGTCGACGGACTGCTGCAGCCGGACAGGACGGTGCGCCTGGTCAATGACCATCGAGAGCACATGGTCGAGGTGGTCCTTGGGTAAAAGGGGAGCTGGTCTGCCACCTCTGTTGGTACCAGCGTATGAAGAGTTCTGCTGGTGGTTATGAGGTGTTCTGCAGGGTTCGATTTTCTCTTGTTCGAAAACGAAGGGACGCGGAAATCAGCGTCGACATGGGGGATGCCATCCTGTTCCCAGGGTGATGTTCATCTCTTCCAACCTGGAACGGGATCTCTCTCCTAAAAATACCAGAGAACTGTGCAGACCGCTACGCAGTTCTCACCTGCCCTTTTGATCATGTCCCTCGGCTTCCATGGTGATCAGCTGCTTGTAGATGGTGAACAACCGCCCTAAACGCTCTCCTGTCGTTGCTTCAAGGCGTGCATCCCGAATATACTGTTCATCATCCCCTATTGATCTTGTCACCGTCTCGAATAGGGGAATCCAGGCCCCGTTCTCGAAATGGCCTGATTCTCCCTGGTACTCTATCATCTTCATCTCATTCCCTGGTATCGTCTTTTTTATAGGCCGTTATGGCCCGGAGAGGCAGCCTCTGGCTGGCTGCACCTGCCGGCATCAGGTCACACATGACCTGTCTGTCTCTGTCTAGATGTAGGATGGCCAGTATATTAGCCTTTCAGATCTGTACCACAGAGGGGTCGGTACGCACACCACTGGCATCTCTGATTGTCCGACTTGGGTGGAAACTCTTCCCTGGTGATCCCTCCGATCAGGGTGCTGAGTGTCCCAGTGAAGACCTGGATCGTCTCCTCGGTCGGGAGATACGAGACCCGTTTTCCATCCTTTAAGTAGAAGAGCTCGGCCTTCTCCGGGAGTACCTGATACATCTGCTGGACAGCCATGGAGTAAAGGTTCAGCTGGATATGTTCGCCGACCGCTTTCTTCGTGAGGGAGTCGGGTTTCTTGCCTGACTTGAAGTCGATCACCACATAATTTCCGTCCGGAGTTTGCTCGAGCCGGTCGATAAATCCATGGATGCTATGACCGGCGAAGGAGAAGGTGAACTCCTTCTCGACCCCGATCACGGTATTTGGGTTTCCTGCCTGCCATGCCAGATAGGTGTCGAGGAGAGCCGATGCCGAATCGTGGGCCTCCGACTCCTGGGTCTTCGATTCGTACGGCTCTGGGGACCAGTACTCTTCGAGGAGTGCGAGCCCCTGGTCGCGGAGCGACTGTGAGGGGTCGGGGTTCCTGGTGAGGTGCTCGATCACCGAATGGAGGGTGGAACCGAAGACCAGCTGGGGCTGCCTGGGCAGCGGGACCCGGTAGAGGTTGGCGAACTTGAACTGAAGCGGGCAGTCCTGGTAGGTCGAGAGGGCTGAGGCGGAGAACCGGTAGTTCGGTGGGATGAGCGACTGGTGGGGCGGGTCGAGGAGGGTTGTGATCCTGGTGTCGGCCCCGACCCGGCTCCCTGCTTTCGCGAGGAAGGCGTCCCGGTCGAAGTCATCGGTACCCTGCTCTGCGTACTCCCGCACTCCTTCGAGGGTCACAAGGGTCTGGATGGCCGTGGAGATGCGCATCTCCGAGACAGCCCGGACCACCTCCTCCTGCAGCGAGGTTCGGAGATCCTCGACAGGGTCTCCTGCCGTCACCGGCAGGGCCGGGGCGCAGGCCGGGGGCTCGACGACCGTGATGAGCGGGTTCTCCCGGAAGTTGAGTTCCTCCAGGAACGGGGACGGCTTCCTCTCACGTTTGTTGTCACCGTACCACTTCGCATAGGTCAGGTACAGCCGCTCCTCGGCTCGGGTCATCGCGACGTACAGGAGCCGGCGTTCCTCCTGAACAAAGAGTGCCTTCTCATCGTCGCCGGTCCGGAGCCCCCGGGCCAGGTCGCCGGGGACCCGGAACCGCTTGGGACTGTACCTGAGTGGGAACTTCTCCCTGGCCAGGTCTGCGACGAAGACCACCGGGAACTCCTTCCCCTTGCTCTTGTGGGCGGTCAGGATCTGCACTGCGTCACCTGCCTCCTTCTGCTCTCTGACGACTTCCACGGGGAAGGCGCCGAGCAGCTCCAAATACTGGAGAAGGCCGGGGATGGTCGCCTCGGGAGTCGTCCGGTCGAACTCCAGGACGATCTCGTGGAAGGTCGCGAGGTAGAGCCTGACCATGTCTGCCGTATCGGTGAGCGCCGAGCGGTACAGCCCGGAGGCCTGCATCATCACTGCATGGACCAGTTCCGGGAGGGTGTACCGCTCCTTCTGCTCGATGAAGGGGGCGAGCATCCGGACGACCTCTCCGACCGGCTCTGCATGATCAGGGACGATACTAGCCGCGTCCTGCATCGTCTCATAGACGCCGTCATCGTCGTCATCACCCCTCTTTATCGCTGCCGCATTGATCTTCTGCACCACGGTCTCAGGGATGGAGCAGATCTTCATGACCCGGTTCAGCGGGACGGCGGCCATCAGCGGGTTGTCGATGATCCGGAGGTATGCGACCATGTCCCTGACGACCGGCAGCTGCATGAAGTCCACGTTCGCCTGGTACTCGCAGGGGATGGCGTGCCGCTGCAGGGCGGCCTGGAACTTCTTTCCGTCTGCCTTCGTGCGACAGAGGACTGTGAAGTCGCGGTATTCGAGCGGTCGGTCTCCTCCGTCCTGCCTTGAGTGGTAGGGGGTGCCGACCAGCTTCTCGATCTCGGCTGCCACGTACTCGGCCTCACCCGCATCGTTCCCGCAGGCGGCGACGGTGACCGGTTCTCCATCGCCTTTCTCGGTGAAGAGGGCCTTTTCTCTCCGGCCTGGTGCGCCGGCCATCACCTGGAGGGCAAGGGAGAGAACTGCGCCTGAGTTCCTGTAATTCTGGTCGAGGAGGGTCTCGGTGTGGGTGGCGGCCCACTGCTTGAAGTCCCTGATGTTGGTGAGGTAGGCGCCCCGGAACCGGTAGATGGTCTGGTCGTCGTCTCCGACGACGCAGAGGTTTTCGCCGGCGATCTCCTTGATCAGCTGGAGCTGGGCATAGTTGGTGTCCTGGAACTCGTCGACCAGGATGTACCGGAACCGGGACCGGTACGATGAACGGAGAGCCGGGTCGGATCGAAAGAGGGTGACGGCCCCGTGGATCATATCGTCGAAGTCGATCAGGTTCCGCTCCCGCTTGTACTGCTCGTAGGCCCGGTAGACCTTCAGCAGGTCTCCGAGCTGCAGTAGGTACTCCTGCTCGGCCTCCTCGACCTGGACCGACTGTTTTTGGGTCAGGTAGTCGTCGAGCTCGTCCGGTGCGATCAGTTCGTCCCGGAACGCACTGATCCCATCGATGACCGCCTCGATCACGTCGGCCGCGTTGTTCCCGAGTTTGATGTGCTCAAAGTCGAAGATGTCGATATGCTGCAGCCCCCAGACGAGCTGGCTGGTCCGGCTGATCACCCCGCCCGAGACGTTCAGCCCGCTGCTCAGCATGTTGTCCTGGAGGACCTCCAGGCAGAAGGAGTGGAAGGTGTGGATCTCCAGGTCGAGGTTCGGGCGTTTCATCTCGATCCTGTCGTTCATCTCGGCGGCGGCCTTCTCTGAGAAGGTGAGGGCGAGGATCTCGGTGGGGGGAACGCCATGGTCGAGGAGGTGGAGGATCTTCTCGGTGATCACACGGGTCTTGCCTGAGCCTGGGCCGGC is part of the Methanosphaerula palustris E1-9c genome and encodes:
- a CDS encoding GH36-type glycosyl hydrolase domain-containing protein, with the protein product MRDWVDTLLRAITRKTIPVGDVVLRDQTDLSTDPLRAELFSVDQLAQHAQEIAGWYSVETRKKGIDRLLPRLIENETVLLETYELISAAVEVNRRIAPAGEWLLDNFYLVEEQIRTARRHLPKGYSKELPHLMKGPLKGYPRVYFIARELIAHVDGRVDTASLSGFIEAYQNVTPLLIGELWAVPIMLRLSLIENLRRVADRIAANRRDSDVASYWADRIVKTVETDPKCLIQVVAEMASSDPPMTSAFVAELARRLQGWSAALAFPLTWIEQRLSEMNMTIEQMVQAESQSQAADQVSIGNSINSFRLLDAMDWREFVERMSVVERTLRENPADEYGDMDFATRDRYRHVVEAIAKESGIAEEKVALKAMELALDNRIQHGGAGRASHVGYYLIDEGRPSLLSALSVPPSIGDRCRAFGYAHSLGLYLGGIALITGSIVLLGYRFTSPLFFGIDLLALLLLLIPASQAGVTLINWLVTLLVNPVLLPRMDFSDGIPFEMRTLVVIPTVLAEPGDVDDLLESLEVRYLANRDKNLYFALLTDLVTAKEETLPGDEAMVLRLGQGIEELNERYREEKAGTFFLMHRPRTWNPVEGEWMGYERKRGIISALNRLLRENMIDEFSVIIGDQSLLSGVKYVITLDTDTQLPRDMARQMVGTMAHPLNQPVIDPMTKSVCDGYSLLQPRVGLLLPDIGLSRFVRYFGGEPGIDPYTRAISDVYQDLFFEGSFIGKGIYDVDIFAQSAEGRFPENLILSHDLLEGCYARTGLVSDLQVFEEYPARYLTDIKRRHRWIRGDWQIAPWVLSKVPGPDGVKVKNSLSLLSRWKIFDNLRRSIVPPAMLLLLVISWAFLPQVWTWLIIGVYLVPPALMYLWRVVRKSPDQSLPFHLREVLSSLPVQFAVPVISLALLPYEAFISLDAVLRTWWRMLISHRCLLNWTTYREADRSGQSDLIGSYYTMWTAPLVAVLSLSGLVLFRPSALMSAGLFVVAWIASPGLAWWLSQPIPTKTTALTPDQMLFLRAISRRTWRFFETFVTANEHWLPPDNYQEEPIAVIAHRTSPTDIGLSLLADLGAYDSGYISARRLVERTGKTLQTMAGMKRFRGHFYNWYDTVTLEPLLPLYISTVDSGNLTAHLLILRQGLSDLSEAPVVSNMAFEGIADTLALLNEAVLAAVKAEAGAVSDETRAWIAEIDVACTVMPKTLHEVWQGLVVLRDLSSKVAGDLRSHSDDEIRWWAQAVEQQVHDHLEDLKSLASWVTVELPRNTPTIAPFPEYQEIWDRILNLKESIPTLAEVTDLEEGLLGPLDTLLSRILALSPGGEGVSDETRSWLLSLRKKIQSSSEEVGERLKLVDNLIALCTNFSGIEYEFLYDRTSELLSIGYNATDLRRDASSYDLLASEARLASYVAIAQGSLPQEHWFALGRLLTAGSTGEPILLSWSGSMFEYLMPLLVMPTYENTLLDRTYHAMVARQIEYGRRRGVPWGVSESGYNITDANLNYQYRAFGVPGLGFKRGLAEDLVITPYASAMALMVDPRAACQNLEQLALSGFVGQYGFYEAIDFTPSRVSPGQSYAVVRSYMVHHQGMTLLSLLYLRGRPMQRRFEAEPLLKATSLLLQEKVPKVAPFYPHAGEVQGIHKMLGEPESMMRVYTTPNTPRPEVQLLSNGRYHVMVNNAGAGYSRWKDLAVTRWREDPTADCAGTFCYVRDVESGVFWSTAFQPACRPTSSYQAIFQQPRAEFRRRDPDIDTHVEVIVSPEDDVELRRVRITNRSWRRRTIELTSYAEVVLAPQGADESHPAFSNLFVQTELVRSRNGILATRRPRSDGEHPPWLFHMMTLHGTTSVRKISYETDRARFIGRGRTLRDPVAMTDSSTLSDTAGSVLDPVVAIRCTITIEPQETAVVNIFTGVSETRVGAEGLIEKYYDAYIGERVAELAWTHAQVVLRQLNATESQARDFASLAASVVYANPTRRASPEVLIQNRRGQSGLWGYGISGDYPIVLVRIRDRSGLALVREMVQAHAYWRVKGLMVDLVIWNEDQSGYRQELQDEIHRQMAGSPDIQQIDRPGGIFVRRLEQMSDEDRVLMQTVARVIITDRGGSLAEQMERGGWSDLAVPPLIPVKTWRPERPSLLADAEDGLRFFNGYGGFTEDGHEYRIISGAGKETPAPWVNVLANPIFGTVISESGGSYTWSENAHEFRLTPWYNDPVRDLSGEALYIRDEETGRFWSPTPLPARGTHQYLTRHGFGYSVFEYAESGIHTKLTVFVPVDSSVKFLVLKIRNTSGRVRALSVTGYVEWVLGELRQRSLLHVTTEIDPISGALFARNPYNNEFPDRVAFFDANELNRTVTGDRHEFLGRNGTPAAPAAMGRARLSGKVGPGLDPCAAIQVPFSLADGQEHEIVFMLGVGHDLDAARNLIQRYRGVGPARTELEAVRQYWTWTLGAVHISTPDPSVDLLANGWLMYQTLACRIWGRTGFYQSGGAFGFRDQLQDVMPILHAEPRLARKHLLLCAGHQFVEGDVQHWWHPPMDRGVRTHCSDDYLWLPLVTCRYVLGTRDTGVLNERIPFLEGRPLKPEEESYYDLPRVSPESGTLYEHCVRAIRWGLKFGSHGLPLIGSGDWNDGMNLVGAHGQGESVWLGFFLYDVLFQFAEVARIREDTEFADLCMVNAERLRQNLEQNGWDGRWYRRAYFDSGEPLGSNQNQECFIDSIAQSWSVLSGAGDKERVRTAMESVEEHLVRHQDRLIALLTPPFDKSTPNPGYIKGYVPGVRENGGQYTHAAIWVVMAFAALGDQRRSWDLFNLINPINHSSTPEDAKRYRVEPYVAAADVYAVEPHIGRGGWTWYTGSAGWMYRLILESLLGVRLEVDTLHFSPCIPVGWSSFTMDYRFHETVHHIVITATGTACGVRSVTVDGLLQPDRTVRLVNDHREHMVEVVLG
- a CDS encoding ATP-dependent helicase, which produces MSLNPAQQTAVENAGTQLILAGPGSGKTRVITEKILHLLDHGVPPTEILALTFSEKAAAEMNDRIEMKRPNLDLEIHTFHSFCLEVLQDNMLSSGLNVSGGVISRTSQLVWGLQHIDIFDFEHIKLGNNAADVIEAVIDGISAFRDELIAPDELDDYLTQKQSVQVEEAEQEYLLQLGDLLKVYRAYEQYKRERNLIDFDDMIHGAVTLFRSDPALRSSYRSRFRYILVDEFQDTNYAQLQLIKEIAGENLCVVGDDDQTIYRFRGAYLTNIRDFKQWAATHTETLLDQNYRNSGAVLSLALQVMAGAPGRREKALFTEKGDGEPVTVAACGNDAGEAEYVAAEIEKLVGTPYHSRQDGGDRPLEYRDFTVLCRTKADGKKFQAALQRHAIPCEYQANVDFMQLPVVRDMVAYLRIIDNPLMAAVPLNRVMKICSIPETVVQKINAAAIKRGDDDDDGVYETMQDAASIVPDHAEPVGEVVRMLAPFIEQKERYTLPELVHAVMMQASGLYRSALTDTADMVRLYLATFHEIVLEFDRTTPEATIPGLLQYLELLGAFPVEVVREQKEAGDAVQILTAHKSKGKEFPVVFVADLAREKFPLRYSPKRFRVPGDLARGLRTGDDEKALFVQEERRLLYVAMTRAEERLYLTYAKWYGDNKRERKPSPFLEELNFRENPLITVVEPPACAPALPVTAGDPVEDLRTSLQEEVVRAVSEMRISTAIQTLVTLEGVREYAEQGTDDFDRDAFLAKAGSRVGADTRITTLLDPPHQSLIPPNYRFSASALSTYQDCPLQFKFANLYRVPLPRQPQLVFGSTLHSVIEHLTRNPDPSQSLRDQGLALLEEYWSPEPYESKTQESEAHDSASALLDTYLAWQAGNPNTVIGVEKEFTFSFAGHSIHGFIDRLEQTPDGNYVVIDFKSGKKPDSLTKKAVGEHIQLNLYSMAVQQMYQVLPEKAELFYLKDGKRVSYLPTEETIQVFTGTLSTLIGGITREEFPPKSDNQRCQWCAYRPLCGTDLKG